In Bosea vestrisii, the following are encoded in one genomic region:
- a CDS encoding alpha/beta fold hydrolase: protein MTKTLIAAAALSLAAAVAGTSAQAAPAAKNVVLVHGGFVDGSGWQGVYDVLTRKGYNVTIVQNPTTSLADDVAFTRRAIAQQDGPVVLVGHSYGGVVVSEAGTDPKVKSVVYIAAFAPDAGESVSSLIANPPPGASVPPILPPVDGFLALDKAKFHAAFAADVDAKTAAFMAHSQVPWGVAALTGAVSSPAWKLKPSFYLVATDDRMIPPPAQRQMAKRAGAAITETKASHALYVSKPKLVADIIEAAAK from the coding sequence ATGACCAAGACCCTGATCGCCGCCGCCGCCCTTTCCCTCGCCGCCGCTGTCGCCGGCACCTCCGCACAGGCCGCCCCCGCCGCCAAGAATGTCGTCCTCGTCCATGGCGGCTTCGTCGACGGCTCCGGCTGGCAGGGCGTCTACGATGTCCTGACCAGGAAGGGCTACAACGTCACCATCGTCCAGAACCCGACCACCTCGCTCGCCGACGACGTCGCCTTCACCCGGCGCGCGATCGCCCAGCAGGACGGCCCGGTGGTGCTGGTCGGCCACTCCTATGGTGGCGTCGTCGTCAGCGAGGCCGGCACCGACCCGAAGGTCAAGTCGGTGGTCTACATCGCTGCCTTCGCTCCCGATGCCGGCGAGTCCGTCTCCTCGCTGATCGCCAACCCGCCCCCCGGCGCATCGGTCCCGCCGATCCTGCCGCCGGTCGACGGCTTCCTTGCCCTCGATAAGGCGAAGTTCCACGCCGCCTTCGCCGCCGACGTCGATGCGAAGACGGCGGCCTTCATGGCGCACTCGCAGGTGCCCTGGGGCGTCGCGGCTCTGACCGGCGCCGTCTCCAGCCCGGCCTGGAAGCTCAAGCCCTCCTTCTACCTCGTCGCAACCGACGACCGCATGATCCCGCCCCCGGCCCAGCGCCAGATGGCCAAGCGCGCCGGAGCAGCCATCACCGAGACCAAGGCCAGCCACGCCCTCTACGTCTCAAAGCCAAAGCTCGTCGCTGACATCATCGAAGCCGCCGCGAAGTGA
- a CDS encoding MarR family winged helix-turn-helix transcriptional regulator — MANTPKPDAPTLPLDGQLCFSIYSASLAIQRVYKPMLDGLGVTYTQYLVLSALWERDGLTISAIGERLALEPSTITPAVKRLEAAGFLSRRRSTVDERLVEVHLTAKGTALHPRTGCLTDALLRNSGFDIPQMIELNQRVQALRHGMRKATAGSHETADADDGE; from the coding sequence ATGGCCAATACGCCCAAGCCCGACGCCCCGACGCTGCCGCTCGACGGCCAGCTCTGCTTCTCGATCTACTCAGCCTCGCTGGCGATCCAGCGCGTCTACAAGCCGATGCTGGACGGCCTCGGCGTCACCTACACGCAATATCTCGTGCTGAGCGCCCTCTGGGAGCGGGACGGGCTGACGATCAGCGCGATCGGCGAGCGCCTCGCGCTCGAGCCCAGCACGATCACGCCGGCGGTCAAGCGGCTCGAGGCGGCGGGCTTCCTCTCCCGTCGGCGCAGCACCGTCGACGAGCGGCTGGTCGAGGTCCATCTGACCGCCAAGGGCACCGCGCTCCACCCCAGGACCGGCTGCCTCACCGATGCGCTCCTGCGCAACTCCGGCTTCGACATCCCCCAGATGATCGAGCTCAACCAGCGGGTCCAAGCCCTCAGGCACGGCATGAGAAAGGCCACCGCAGGCAGTCATGAGACCGCCGACGCCGACGACGGCGAATGA
- a CDS encoding Bug family tripartite tricarboxylate transporter substrate binding protein, with protein sequence MFDRRLVMSVVASLALTLPIPSFAQAYPQKPITLVVPYAPGGATDIIGRVVAEEMSNGLGQRVVVENRAGAGGSVGAAAVARAQPDGYTLLLGALTSHSINMGLQAKPGFDLKKDLIPAGLAGNVGLALVVHPSVPAKTVPELIALIKASPDSYSYASSGQGSPQHLSGELFNIKAGTRMPPVQYRGSGPAMTDMVAGQVKVMFDTIPAVLQHVKAGSLRAIATTGVEPSPFMPEAPTAISQGLAGFEVSSWFGLLAPAGTPQAITDKLNMELNKALRSSKVKEALALQGVDPKPSTPAEAAKLIDSEIAKWGDLIKAAGLKAE encoded by the coding sequence ATGTTCGACCGCCGCCTTGTCATGAGCGTTGTTGCCAGCCTTGCGCTGACGCTGCCCATCCCGTCCTTCGCACAGGCTTATCCGCAGAAGCCGATCACGCTGGTCGTGCCCTATGCGCCCGGCGGCGCGACGGACATCATCGGCCGCGTTGTTGCCGAGGAGATGTCGAACGGCCTCGGCCAGCGCGTGGTGGTGGAGAACCGGGCAGGTGCCGGCGGCAGCGTCGGGGCAGCAGCGGTCGCGCGCGCCCAGCCCGACGGCTACACCCTGCTGCTGGGTGCACTCACCAGCCATTCGATCAATATGGGCTTGCAGGCGAAGCCGGGCTTCGATCTGAAGAAGGACCTGATCCCGGCCGGCCTCGCCGGCAATGTCGGGCTGGCGCTCGTCGTCCATCCTTCCGTCCCCGCCAAGACGGTTCCGGAACTGATCGCGCTGATCAAGGCGAGCCCGGACAGCTACTCCTACGCCTCGTCCGGGCAGGGTTCGCCCCAGCATCTCTCGGGCGAGCTCTTCAACATCAAAGCCGGCACCAGGATGCCCCCAGTCCAGTATCGCGGCTCCGGCCCAGCGATGACCGACATGGTGGCGGGCCAGGTCAAGGTCATGTTCGACACGATCCCGGCCGTGCTGCAGCACGTCAAGGCGGGCTCGCTGCGAGCGATCGCAACCACGGGTGTCGAACCTTCGCCGTTCATGCCCGAGGCGCCGACCGCGATATCGCAAGGCCTCGCCGGCTTCGAGGTCTCGTCCTGGTTCGGCCTGCTTGCTCCGGCAGGCACTCCGCAAGCGATCACCGACAAGCTCAATATGGAGCTGAACAAGGCTCTCCGGAGCTCGAAGGTGAAAGAAGCGCTCGCGCTGCAGGGCGTCGATCCGAAGCCGAGCACCCCTGCCGAAGCGGCGAAGCTGATCGACAGCGAAATCGCGAAGTGGGGCGACTTGATCAAGGCCGCCGGCCTGAAGGCCGAATGA
- a CDS encoding 3-hydroxyacyl-CoA dehydrogenase NAD-binding domain-containing protein: protein MEIERLAIVGAGLIGASWAALACAHGLPVSAYDPNPEAERRFLDHVERSRHQLAELGLEGTAEVSFSTDLERVLDGAGFVQENGPENEAVKRKLLAEIDALSAPEAIIASSTSALVRSAIVADCARPGRIVVAHPFNPPHLVPLVEIVGADTGIVARAAAFYRSLGRRPVVLNREMPGHIANRLASALYREAVHLVEQGVASVADIDAALCNGPGLRWALMGPHMTYHLGGGESGIAGYLAHLGPSQVRRWQSLGSPSLDAEVQARIVTGVAEEAAGRSIAELEQRRDEGLLALLKARKLVSD, encoded by the coding sequence ATGGAAATCGAACGTCTCGCGATTGTGGGCGCTGGCCTGATTGGTGCGAGCTGGGCCGCACTCGCCTGCGCCCATGGCCTGCCAGTCAGTGCCTATGATCCCAATCCGGAAGCCGAGCGGCGTTTCCTCGACCATGTGGAACGCTCGCGCCACCAGCTCGCGGAACTGGGTCTGGAGGGCACTGCGGAGGTCAGCTTCTCCACCGACCTCGAAAGAGTTCTGGATGGGGCCGGCTTCGTCCAGGAGAACGGGCCGGAGAACGAGGCGGTCAAGCGTAAGCTCCTTGCCGAAATCGACGCGCTATCCGCGCCAGAGGCGATCATCGCCAGCTCGACCTCGGCGCTCGTCCGCAGCGCCATCGTCGCCGATTGCGCCCGGCCTGGGCGCATCGTCGTGGCCCATCCCTTCAACCCACCGCATCTCGTGCCACTGGTCGAGATCGTCGGCGCCGACACCGGGATCGTGGCGCGGGCCGCGGCATTCTACCGCTCGCTCGGCAGGCGGCCTGTGGTGCTCAACCGCGAAATGCCTGGGCATATCGCCAATCGGCTGGCCTCGGCGCTCTATCGCGAGGCGGTCCACCTCGTCGAACAGGGTGTCGCGAGCGTCGCCGATATCGATGCAGCCTTATGCAACGGCCCTGGCCTGCGCTGGGCATTGATGGGCCCACACATGACCTACCACCTCGGTGGCGGCGAAAGCGGCATCGCCGGCTATCTCGCCCATCTCGGGCCGAGCCAGGTGCGGCGCTGGCAATCGCTGGGCAGTCCTTCACTGGACGCAGAGGTTCAAGCCAGGATCGTCACGGGCGTGGCGGAAGAGGCGGCCGGCCGCTCCATCGCCGAACTGGAACAGCGCCGCGATGAAGGGCTGCTCGCGCTGCTGAAGGCACGCAAGCTCGTCAGTGACTGA
- the frc gene encoding formyl-CoA transferase — MKALEGVKILDFTHVQSGPTCTQLLAWFGADVIKVERPGTGDITRGQLCDVPDADSLYFTMLNHNKRSITLDTKNPKGMEVLWEMVKICDVMVENFAPGVLDRMGLTWAKVHEVNPRMIVASVKGFGPGPYEDCKVYENVAQCAGGAASTTGFRDGLPLVTGAQIGDSGTGLHLALGIVTALYHRTHSGLGQKVDCAMQDGVLNLCRVKLRDQQRLGHGALKEYSQFGEGLPFGDAVPRAGNDSGGGQPGRILKCKGWETDPNAYIYFITQAPVWEKICDVIGEPTWKTDPNYAKPPARLPRLNEIFGRIEQWTMTKTKFEAMDILNEYDIPCGPILSMKEIAEEKSLRETGTVVEVDHPKRGKYLSVGNPIKLSNSPTEVKRSPLLGEHTDEVLRDVLKLDEGRITAIIESGATGALTRAAE; from the coding sequence ATGAAAGCGCTCGAAGGCGTCAAGATACTCGACTTCACCCATGTCCAGTCGGGACCGACCTGTACGCAGCTCCTCGCCTGGTTTGGCGCCGACGTGATCAAGGTCGAACGTCCCGGCACCGGTGACATCACGCGCGGCCAGCTCTGCGACGTGCCGGATGCCGACAGCCTCTATTTCACGATGCTGAACCACAACAAGCGCTCGATCACGCTCGACACCAAGAACCCGAAGGGCATGGAAGTGCTCTGGGAGATGGTGAAGATCTGCGATGTGATGGTCGAGAATTTCGCCCCGGGCGTGCTTGATCGCATGGGCCTGACCTGGGCGAAGGTCCACGAGGTCAATCCGCGTATGATCGTCGCCTCGGTCAAGGGCTTCGGCCCGGGTCCCTACGAGGATTGCAAGGTCTACGAGAACGTTGCGCAATGCGCCGGCGGCGCGGCCTCGACCACGGGCTTCCGCGACGGCCTGCCATTGGTCACAGGCGCCCAGATCGGCGATTCGGGAACCGGCCTCCACCTCGCGCTCGGCATCGTCACGGCGCTCTATCACCGCACCCATTCCGGCCTCGGCCAGAAGGTCGATTGTGCGATGCAGGATGGGGTGCTCAATCTCTGCCGCGTCAAGCTGCGCGACCAGCAACGCCTCGGCCATGGTGCGCTCAAGGAGTACAGCCAGTTCGGCGAAGGCCTGCCCTTCGGCGACGCGGTGCCGCGCGCCGGCAATGATTCCGGCGGCGGTCAGCCGGGCCGCATTCTGAAATGCAAGGGCTGGGAGACCGATCCCAACGCCTATATCTATTTCATAACCCAGGCCCCGGTCTGGGAGAAGATCTGCGACGTCATCGGCGAGCCGACCTGGAAGACCGATCCGAACTACGCCAAGCCGCCGGCGCGCCTGCCCAGGCTGAACGAGATCTTCGGGCGCATCGAGCAATGGACGATGACCAAGACCAAGTTCGAGGCGATGGACATCCTCAACGAATACGACATCCCCTGCGGGCCGATCCTGTCGATGAAGGAGATTGCCGAGGAGAAGTCGTTGCGAGAGACCGGGACCGTGGTTGAGGTCGATCACCCCAAGCGCGGCAAGTACCTCTCGGTCGGCAACCCGATCAAGCTCTCCAACAGCCCGACCGAGGTCAAGCGATCGCCATTGCTCGGCGAGCACACCGATGAGGTGCTGCGCGACGTGCTGAAACTCGATGAGGGTCGCATCACGGCGATCATCGAGTCGGGCGCCACCGGCGCGTTGACACGGGCGGCGGAGTAA
- the oxc gene encoding oxalyl-CoA decarboxylase, with protein sequence MSAVVQSISSAAPETERELTDGFNLIIDALKLNGLDTIYGVPGIPITDFGRMAQAAGIRVLSFRHEQNAGYAASIAGFLTKKPGVCLTVSAPGFLNGLTALAHATTNCFPMILISGSSEREIVDLQQGDYEEMDQLAVAKPLCKAAFRILHAQDIGIGLARAIRAAVSGRPGGVYLDLPAKLFGQVIDAEAGAKSLVKVIDAAPAQIPAPDSVQRALDVLKGAKRPLIILGKGAAYAQADDAIRQFVEKSGVPFLPMSMAKGLLPDLHPQCAGAARSTVLKDSDVVMLIGARLNWLLSHGKGKSWGDQPKQFIQIDIEPREMDSNVEIVAPVVGDIGSCVSALLAGMGNAWPAAPADWTASVAKKRDENVAKMAPRLMNNNVPMDYHGALGVLRTIIKERPDAILINEGANTLDLARGVIDMHQPRKRLDVGTWGVMGIGMGYAVAAAVETGKPVLAVEGDSAFGFSGMEVETICRYNLPVCIVIFNNNGIYRGTDVNSGGDDPATTVFVKDARYDRMMEAFGGVGVNATSPDELKRAVNAAMDSGKPTLINAVIDPTAGSESGRIGNLNPQSALKKK encoded by the coding sequence ATGTCCGCAGTCGTACAAAGCATCTCTTCTGCCGCGCCCGAAACAGAGCGCGAGCTGACCGACGGCTTCAACCTCATCATCGATGCGTTGAAGCTCAACGGCCTCGACACGATCTACGGCGTGCCGGGTATCCCGATCACCGATTTCGGCCGCATGGCGCAGGCGGCGGGCATTCGCGTGCTCTCGTTCCGCCACGAGCAGAATGCCGGCTACGCCGCCTCGATCGCCGGCTTCCTCACAAAGAAGCCGGGCGTCTGCCTCACCGTTTCGGCGCCCGGCTTCCTCAACGGCCTGACCGCGCTCGCGCATGCGACCACGAACTGTTTCCCGATGATCCTGATCTCAGGCTCGTCGGAGCGCGAGATCGTCGATCTGCAGCAGGGCGATTACGAGGAGATGGACCAGCTCGCCGTCGCCAAGCCGCTCTGCAAGGCGGCGTTCCGCATCCTGCACGCCCAGGATATCGGCATTGGCCTTGCGCGCGCGATCCGCGCCGCGGTCTCCGGGCGGCCCGGCGGCGTTTACCTCGACCTGCCGGCCAAGCTGTTCGGCCAGGTGATCGACGCCGAGGCCGGGGCGAAGTCGCTGGTCAAGGTGATCGATGCCGCGCCGGCGCAGATTCCGGCACCGGATTCGGTCCAACGTGCGCTCGACGTGCTGAAAGGCGCCAAGCGGCCGCTGATCATTCTCGGCAAGGGCGCGGCCTACGCCCAGGCCGACGACGCGATCCGCCAGTTCGTGGAAAAGAGCGGCGTTCCCTTCCTGCCGATGAGCATGGCCAAGGGCCTGCTGCCGGATCTCCATCCGCAATGCGCCGGCGCGGCGCGTTCGACGGTGTTGAAGGATTCCGACGTCGTCATGCTGATCGGCGCGCGACTGAACTGGCTCTTGTCGCATGGCAAGGGCAAGAGCTGGGGCGATCAGCCGAAGCAGTTCATCCAGATCGACATCGAGCCGAGGGAGATGGACTCCAATGTCGAGATCGTCGCGCCCGTGGTCGGCGACATCGGCTCCTGCGTCTCCGCGCTGCTCGCAGGCATGGGCAACGCATGGCCGGCGGCGCCAGCGGACTGGACTGCGTCCGTCGCCAAGAAGCGCGACGAGAACGTCGCCAAGATGGCGCCGCGCCTGATGAACAACAACGTGCCGATGGACTATCACGGCGCGCTCGGCGTGCTGCGCACGATCATCAAGGAGCGGCCGGACGCCATCCTCATCAATGAAGGCGCCAACACGCTCGACCTTGCGCGCGGTGTCATCGATATGCACCAGCCGCGCAAGCGCCTCGATGTCGGCACCTGGGGCGTGATGGGCATCGGCATGGGCTACGCCGTCGCCGCCGCTGTTGAGACCGGCAAGCCCGTGCTCGCCGTCGAGGGCGACTCGGCCTTCGGCTTCTCCGGCATGGAGGTCGAAACGATCTGCCGGTACAATTTGCCGGTCTGCATCGTCATCTTCAACAATAACGGCATCTACCGCGGCACCGACGTCAACAGTGGCGGCGACGATCCCGCCACGACGGTATTCGTCAAGGACGCGCGCTACGACCGCATGATGGAGGCCTTTGGCGGCGTCGGCGTCAATGCGACTTCGCCCGACGAGTTGAAGCGCGCCGTCAACGCGGCGATGGACAGCGGCAAACCCACTTTGATCAACGCGGTGATCGATCCGACCGCAGGCAGCGAAAGCGGCCGCATCGGTAATCTCAATCCGCAAAGCGCACTCAAGAAGAAGTAA
- a CDS encoding GntR family transcriptional regulator, translated as MVKAQLEIQPIEEVQSLKSRTYEALKAAIGTMKIYDAGAELRLDERALSLQFGVSRTPLREALAQLEQEGLVRIAPRRGIFIVRKTKAEILEMITVWAALESMAARLATEVASDADIAGLHNLVDTFDSADIEEHLGEYSDANIRFHAAIVALSGCKLITEITTGLFTHVRAIRQRTIFERDRARRSIVDHKEIVEALETRNGERAERLVREHTLKLRQHVEQFVQLD; from the coding sequence ATGGTCAAGGCACAGCTTGAAATTCAGCCCATCGAGGAGGTTCAGAGCCTCAAGAGCCGCACCTATGAGGCGCTGAAGGCCGCGATCGGAACGATGAAGATCTACGACGCCGGTGCCGAGCTGCGGCTCGACGAGCGCGCGCTGTCGCTTCAATTCGGTGTCAGCCGGACGCCGTTGCGCGAGGCACTCGCCCAGCTCGAGCAGGAAGGCCTGGTCCGGATCGCGCCGCGCCGCGGCATCTTCATCGTGCGCAAGACCAAGGCCGAGATTCTCGAGATGATCACGGTCTGGGCCGCGCTTGAAAGCATGGCTGCCCGGCTCGCCACCGAAGTCGCCTCCGATGCCGATATCGCCGGGCTGCACAACCTCGTCGACACCTTCGACAGCGCCGACATCGAAGAACATCTGGGCGAGTACTCGGACGCCAATATCCGCTTCCACGCGGCGATCGTCGCGCTCTCCGGCTGCAAACTCATCACCGAGATCACCACCGGCCTGTTCACGCATGTGCGCGCCATCCGCCAGCGCACGATCTTCGAGCGGGACCGGGCCCGCCGTTCCATCGTTGATCACAAGGAGATCGTCGAGGCGCTGGAAACGCGCAACGGCGAGCGCGCCGAGCGGCTCGTCCGCGAGCACACGCTCAAGCTGAGGCAACATGTCGAGCAGTTCGTCCAGCTCGACTGA
- a CDS encoding tripartite tricarboxylate transporter permease, with product MDELNALFGGFAVALSAYHIMLMVIGITLGVVIGVLPGLGGANGVAILLPLTFSMPPTSAIILLTSIYWGALFGGAITSILFNIPGEPWSVATTFDGHPMAQNGKADEALVGAFTASFVGAIFAVCLITFLAPVVAKFALKFGPAEFFAVQFLTFASFIGMGRGSAFKTVASMCLGFALASVGLDGVTGTLRMTFGQDELLNGFKFLVAVIGLFGIGEILCSMEDGLKFNGATAKLRMDAVIRTWKQLPGMWLTFLRSCIVGCWMGITPGGATPASFMGYGIAKRLSKRGDNFGKGELEGVVAPETAAHAAGTAALLPMLTLGIPGSPTAAVLLGGLLIWGLQPGPLLFVEQPDFVWGLIASMYLGNVVGLIMVLTCVPFFAAILRVPFSIIAPAIVFVCAIGAYTVNNAMFDVWLMLAFGVLGYLFNKLRYPLPPLVLALVLGDQAESSFRQAMLVSQGHVGIFWSNWLCGSIMTLGLVMAFWPMLQALRVKLSSNGAITRAA from the coding sequence ATGGATGAACTGAACGCCCTGTTCGGCGGATTCGCCGTTGCCCTCAGCGCCTACCACATCATGCTCATGGTGATCGGCATCACGCTCGGTGTCGTCATCGGCGTCCTGCCGGGGCTTGGTGGCGCGAACGGTGTCGCTATTCTTCTGCCTCTGACCTTCAGCATGCCGCCGACCTCGGCGATCATCCTGCTGACCAGCATCTATTGGGGCGCGCTGTTCGGCGGCGCGATCACCTCGATCCTCTTCAACATTCCCGGCGAGCCCTGGTCGGTGGCGACGACCTTCGACGGGCACCCGATGGCGCAGAACGGCAAGGCCGACGAGGCGCTCGTCGGCGCCTTCACGGCCTCCTTCGTCGGCGCCATCTTCGCCGTCTGCCTGATCACCTTCCTTGCGCCGGTGGTCGCGAAATTCGCCTTGAAATTCGGCCCTGCGGAGTTCTTCGCGGTGCAATTTCTCACCTTCGCCAGCTTCATCGGCATGGGCCGGGGCTCGGCGTTCAAGACCGTCGCCTCGATGTGCCTCGGCTTCGCGCTGGCTTCCGTCGGCCTGGACGGCGTAACCGGCACATTGCGAATGACTTTCGGGCAGGACGAACTGCTGAACGGCTTCAAGTTCCTCGTCGCGGTCATCGGCCTCTTCGGCATCGGTGAGATCCTCTGCTCGATGGAAGACGGGCTGAAGTTCAATGGCGCCACCGCCAAGCTGCGCATGGATGCGGTCATCCGCACCTGGAAGCAGTTGCCCGGGATGTGGCTGACCTTCCTCCGCAGCTGCATCGTCGGCTGCTGGATGGGCATCACGCCGGGCGGCGCGACGCCCGCCTCCTTCATGGGCTATGGCATCGCCAAGCGCTTGTCGAAGCGGGGCGATAATTTCGGCAAGGGCGAACTCGAGGGCGTGGTGGCGCCGGAGACCGCCGCCCACGCCGCCGGCACCGCCGCGCTGCTGCCGATGCTGACGCTCGGCATCCCCGGCTCGCCGACCGCAGCAGTGCTGCTCGGCGGCCTGCTGATCTGGGGCCTTCAGCCCGGCCCGCTGCTCTTCGTCGAACAGCCGGACTTCGTCTGGGGCCTGATCGCCTCGATGTATCTCGGCAACGTCGTCGGCCTGATCATGGTGCTGACTTGCGTGCCCTTCTTCGCCGCGATCCTGCGCGTGCCCTTCTCGATCATCGCCCCGGCGATCGTCTTCGTCTGCGCCATCGGCGCCTACACCGTGAACAACGCGATGTTCGACGTCTGGCTGATGCTGGCCTTCGGTGTGCTCGGCTATCTGTTCAACAAGCTGCGTTACCCACTGCCGCCGCTCGTGCTGGCACTGGTGCTCGGCGACCAGGCGGAAAGCTCCTTCCGCCAGGCCATGCTGGTCTCGCAGGGCCATGTCGGCATTTTCTGGTCGAACTGGCTGTGCGGCAGCATCATGACCCTCGGCCTGGTGATGGCGTTCTGGCCGATGCTGCAGGCGCTGCGCGTCAAACTTTCGAGCAACGGCGCCATTACCCGCGCGGCCTGA
- a CDS encoding Bug family tripartite tricarboxylate transporter substrate binding protein: MIRREVSKVKTIAAALAASACLTSPAWAQNWEPTKPVTLVIPAGTGGGADQMARFIQGVVQKHNLMKQPLIVINKAGGAGAEGFLEMKASASDPHKITITLSNLFTTPLGTGSPFNWKDMKPVAMLALDQFVLWVNSEKPYKTAKDYVDAVKAGTDRQFKMGGTGSKQEDQIVTAAVEQLTDGKKFTYVPYAGGGQVAVQLVGNHVDSTVNNPIEAVGQWRAGQLRPLCIFDAQRSTYTAKVTEKEAWSDIPTCKESGLPVEYQMLRGIFTTKNATPAQVNFYVDLLKKVMATPDWKEFMEKGAFNQTVMTGADYEKWLTSAETLHSDLMKKAGFLATQ, from the coding sequence ATGATCAGGAGAGAAGTGTCGAAGGTCAAGACGATTGCGGCAGCGCTGGCGGCAAGCGCCTGCCTTACCTCGCCCGCCTGGGCGCAGAACTGGGAACCGACCAAACCCGTGACGCTGGTCATCCCGGCGGGCACCGGCGGCGGCGCCGACCAGATGGCGCGCTTCATCCAAGGCGTCGTCCAGAAGCACAACCTGATGAAGCAGCCGCTCATCGTGATCAACAAGGCCGGCGGTGCTGGCGCCGAAGGCTTCCTGGAGATGAAGGCCAGCGCCAGCGACCCGCACAAGATCACGATCACGCTGTCGAACCTGTTCACGACCCCGCTCGGCACCGGCTCGCCGTTCAACTGGAAGGACATGAAGCCGGTCGCAATGCTGGCGCTCGACCAGTTCGTCCTGTGGGTGAACAGCGAGAAGCCGTACAAGACCGCGAAGGACTATGTCGACGCGGTCAAGGCCGGCACGGACCGCCAGTTCAAGATGGGCGGCACCGGCTCGAAACAGGAAGACCAGATCGTCACGGCGGCGGTCGAGCAGCTGACTGACGGCAAGAAATTCACCTACGTGCCCTATGCGGGCGGCGGACAGGTGGCGGTGCAGCTCGTCGGCAACCATGTCGACTCGACCGTGAACAACCCGATCGAGGCCGTCGGGCAATGGCGCGCCGGGCAGCTCAGGCCGCTCTGCATCTTCGATGCGCAGCGCTCGACCTACACCGCCAAGGTCACCGAGAAGGAAGCCTGGAGCGATATCCCGACCTGCAAGGAATCGGGGCTGCCGGTCGAGTACCAGATGCTGCGCGGCATCTTCACCACCAAGAACGCGACGCCGGCTCAGGTGAACTTCTATGTCGACCTGCTCAAGAAGGTGATGGCGACGCCGGACTGGAAGGAATTCATGGAGAAGGGCGCCTTCAACCAGACCGTGATGACCGGCGCCGACTACGAGAAGTGGTTGACGAGCGCCGAGACGCTGCATTCCGACTTGATGAAGAAGGCCGGCTTCCTCGCGACGCAGTGA
- a CDS encoding tripartite tricarboxylate transporter TctB family protein has translation MSSNEEAEGRPLVSYRTLDISVAIFFLIVAAIVITDSLRLGIAWKPNEGPQPGLFPFYIVVAMGIASLVNLANALPRTPEGERIATTIPGIKRMAAIFVPAVLFVLATNYIGIYVSAAIYIGTFMVFFGKFPVWKALAVSLGIAIVNFMMFEVWFLVPLPKGPLEAALGY, from the coding sequence ATGAGCAGCAACGAAGAAGCCGAAGGCCGTCCACTCGTCAGCTATCGCACCTTGGATATCTCGGTCGCGATCTTCTTCCTGATCGTCGCGGCGATCGTGATAACCGACAGCCTGCGTCTTGGCATCGCCTGGAAGCCGAACGAGGGGCCGCAACCCGGCCTGTTCCCGTTCTACATCGTCGTGGCGATGGGCATTGCCTCCCTCGTCAATCTGGCCAATGCGCTGCCACGCACGCCGGAGGGCGAGAGGATTGCGACGACCATACCTGGCATCAAGCGCATGGCGGCGATCTTCGTTCCCGCCGTCCTCTTCGTGCTGGCGACGAACTATATCGGCATCTACGTCTCGGCCGCGATCTATATCGGGACCTTCATGGTCTTCTTCGGCAAGTTTCCGGTGTGGAAGGCCCTGGCCGTCTCGCTCGGCATCGCGATCGTCAATTTCATGATGTTCGAGGTCTGGTTCCTGGTGCCGCTGCCCAAGGGGCCGCTGGAAGCCGCCCTCGGTTACTGA